The Acidianus infernus genome window below encodes:
- a CDS encoding ribonuclease P subunit p25 family protein, translating into MNKPLEVVVSRSKSVEDHVLEIIEILNHNSNEVDLKGYGFEINKAVDIYNALKDRLKEGITLEEVSIGSETKDRKRISYLLLRIKRSY; encoded by the coding sequence ATGAATAAACCATTAGAGGTAGTGGTTAGTAGATCAAAATCCGTCGAAGATCATGTTTTAGAAATAATAGAAATACTTAATCACAATAGTAACGAAGTTGACTTAAAAGGATATGGATTTGAAATAAATAAGGCAGTAGATATTTACAACGCATTAAAAGATAGATTAAAAGAAGGGATAACTTTAGAAGAGGTCTCGATAGGTAGCGAAACTAAGGATAGAAAAAGAATATCATATTTGTTGCTCAGAATTAAGAGAAGTTACTAA